In the Quercus lobata isolate SW786 chromosome 5, ValleyOak3.0 Primary Assembly, whole genome shotgun sequence genome, one interval contains:
- the LOC115990626 gene encoding uncharacterized protein LOC115990626 codes for MQDSRHNKYLGLPSIIGKSKAQVFVEVKDIVAKKLAGWKGKLLSIGGREILIKAVAQAVPTYTMSCFQLPKTLCQDLESMMRSFWWGQKDKENKIAWVSWRKMCRSKLHGGMGFRNIQAFNLAMLAKQGWRILTNPDSLVAQVFKAKYFPFDDVLNSKKGSNPSYAWRSIHNSLEVI; via the coding sequence ATGCAAGATTCCAGGCATAACAAGTATTTGGGGCTGCCTTCCATCATTGGGAAATCAAAAGCACAAGTGTTTGTTGAAGTTAAGGACATAGTGGCAAAAAAGCTTGCTGGTTGGAAGGGTAAACTCCTTTCAATTGGTGGGAGAGAGATCCTTATCAAAGCGGTGGCTCAAGCAGTGCCTACATACACTATGAGTTGCTTTCAACTCCCTAAGACTCTTTGCCAAGACTTAGAAAGTATGATGAGGAgcttttggtgggggcaaaagGACAAAGAGAACAAGATTGCATGGGTTAGTTGGAGGAAGATGTGTCGATCTAAACTCCATGGAGGTATGGGCTTCAGAAACATACAAGCCTTCAACCTTGCCATGCTAGCTAAGCAAGGTTGGAGAATTCTCACAAATCCAGACTCCCTAGTGGCTCAAGTTTTCAAAGCAAAATACTTTCCTTTTGATGATGTCCTCAATTCCAAAAAAGGGAGTAACCCCTCATATGCTTGGCGAAGCATTCACAATAGTCTTGAGGTTATTTGA
- the LOC115990627 gene encoding uncharacterized protein LOC115990627 — protein MVSSLIDNDTRWWRVDVINATFLPPEAITILKIPLSYNLPEDCLIWIGNKKGEFTVKSAYYIASGILDSVEDGESTSSSSRTLLWKWIWQQKVPPKIKIFAWRTCVNGLPTMQNLNHRGVHCSSFCPLCDKAIETTVHALLHCDHAKMTWAFWYNFPVDLSTSFCDLVDIALDFIAKGSSNDLELFFAVAWSIWWNRNQAIHEDSGSPPIHAREMAGGVLAEFKAAWEMAVAFEDGRNSCIGVVIRDNIGEVLAASRKVLPVSFSTEISEALAMQDGVLLAAEMEVSHAIFESNALSIIQAINDGIHGGELGHIIRNIREVAALFTWCSFKHLKREGNKVAHELARVARNFGASQIWKRSFPSLVEHLLIEDLYL, from the exons ATGGTGTCTTCCCTCATAGACAATGACACTAGATGGTGGAGAGTTGATGTAATTAATGCCACTTTTCTGCCTCCTGAAGCCATCACCATCCTTAAAATCCCCCTAAGTTATAATCTGCCAGAGGATTGTCTTATCTGGATAGGCAACAAGAAGGGTGAGTTTACGGTTAAAAGTGCATATTATATAGCTTCAGGTATTTTGGATTCAGTTGAGGATGGTGAAAGCACCTCAAGCAGCTCAAGGACCCTATTGTGGAAGTGGATATGGCAGCAAAAAGTCCCTCCGAAGATCAAAATTTTTGCTTGGAGGACTTGTGTCAATGGTCTTCCAACTATGCAAAATCTAAACCACAGAGGAGTTCATTGCTCTAGCTTCTGCCCATTATGTGACAAAGCCATTGAGACCACAGTCCATGCACTTCTTCATTGTGATCATGCAAAAATGACTTGGGCATTTTGGTACAATTTTCCTGTGGACCTCTCTACTTCCTTTTGTGACTTGGTGGATATTGCCTTAGATTTTATTGCAAAAGGCTCCTCGAATGATCTAGAGCTCTTCTTTGCTGTTGCTTGGTCTATTTGGTGGAATCGCAATCAAGCAATTCATGAGGACTCGGGCTCCCCTCCAATTCATGCTAGGGAAATGGCAGGTGGAGTCTTGGCCGAGTTCAAGGCAGCTTGGGAAATGGCAG TAGCTTTTGAAGATGGGAGGAACTCGTGCATCGGAGTAGTCATTCGAGACAACATTGGTGAAGTTCTTGCAGCTTCAAGAAAGGTTTTGCCTGTGTCGTTCTCGACTGAGATTTCAGAAGCTTTGGCCATGCAAGATGGCGTGCTTCTCGCAGCGGAAATGGAAGTCTCCCATGCTATTTTTGAGTCTAATGCCTTATCCATCATTCAAGCAATTAACGATGGGATCCATGGTGGTGAGCTCGGGCACATAATCAGGAACATTAGGGAAGTGGCTGCTTTGTTTACTTGGTGCTCTTTTAAACATCTGAAAAGGGAAGGCAACAAAGTTGCCCATGAGCTTGCAAGGGTAGCTAGGAATTTTGGTGCTTCACAGATTTGGAAAAGGTCTTTCCCAAGTCTTGTTGAGCATCTTCTTATTGAGGATCTCTATTTGTAA